Within Lolium rigidum isolate FL_2022 chromosome 5, APGP_CSIRO_Lrig_0.1, whole genome shotgun sequence, the genomic segment aaatgttcaagtatgataaaatttgaacaaatttttaatctcgaacaaatttttaatcttgaacgaattttgaaatttgaacaaattttaaattttgaacgaatttttaatttgaacaaatttcaaaatttaaacaaatttttcgtcttgaacgaatttccaaattttggaagaattttgaagtttgaacaaatttaaaatttcgaacgatttttaaatttgaacagatttcgaaatttgaacaaatttttaattCTGAATGATTTTTGAACTATGGACGATTTCCGAATTTTGAATGAATTTAAAATCGAacgcaaaaagaaaacagaaatgaaaaaaaacaTTACTGGGCCAGCCCACAGGCTAGGGAGGGTGTGCGGTGGGTGCACCGCACCGACCAGATCGGTGTATATcacaccccccccccctaaaACTGCGCGAGGGAGGGGGTGCTGTACGCGGACCTGGTCGGCgcggaccaggcgccgcacaccccccaggcgggttgttgggccggcccaacacattTCCACTcttgttatttttgttatttttgtttttttctgtttaattgttttttctgttattaatatttttcttttccaaaatctaacatttttatgaaattatttttcaagattttttccaaaatatgaacattttttaattcaacagttttaaaatttgaacgattttatattttgaatattttacaaaatttgaacatttttccacgtttgaacggtttttaatttgaacatttttcatgtttgaacaaatttcaagtttgaatgatttttaaatttgaacatttttcatgtttgaacatttttcatgtttgaacgatttttaaatttgaacgggtttttaatttgaacggttttttatgattaaacattttttaatttcaatttttaaaaatatttctatttttcgaatctaaaaaataaaattaaaaaaggaaacggaaaaacaaaagaaaaacgaaaatagaaaacaggaaaaagaaaacaggaaaaataGAAAccgaaaaataagaaacaaaaaagaaaaaaaaatcaaaaaaggaggcagcccgcaCCTAACTGGGCCGGTCCTTAGCGCGCGTGATGTGGGGtgcgcggtacgcgccgacctggtcggtgtatagggttaCCGCAACTCCAGGGAACCAAATAGCCCGAAAAATGCTGGGCCGACCAAGTTACCAAACGCCGCCCGAAGCAGCGACACGACAATGATGTGGTGCAAGGTGAACCGGACACCACAGGCCTGGCCCAGCAGGGCCCAACACGCACCGACCAAGCCAGACCGTTGTTTCGCGCAACGCGGTCCATAGGTCTGCAACAGAACCTGCTGGAGTCCGAAGCGGAGGAAAGCGTCTGCTTCGTCGCCGAtctcgcctccgccgccaatcTGCCCCAACGGCGAGCAGATCCGCGCCGAACCCGCCACGATTTTCGATGCGATAAGCTCTCTACCGCCTCTGGGTTCGCGATGCTGCGGAAGGTGGCCGCCGGCTTCCTCGCCTGCGCCGCCCTCTACCTCGCCTTCTCCTCCTACCTCCGTCGCGAGGTACGGCTTCCCGCTCTCCCCATTTCGGGAGTTTCCAATGGTTGATCTGGTTGGGCTGTTCCGTGCTCTGTTATTCCGTTCCGGTCTGGTAGCTTCTGTTGGATCCCAGGCCTGAATCTGTTGCAGTAACATTTGCAATGTGGCGTCCCTAAGTATAATCGTTGCCATGTTGTGTCTCAAGACTCTGCCCTGGCTATGTGATGTCCATGTTACTAACCAATCATTCACGCAAACACGTCAAGTACTGTAGTAATTTTTACCACTGAATCAGGTTGTAGTGCAGAATACTCAAGTAATGCATCGAGATGTCATTCGCGGTTTCGGTGTTCTTCTTTGTTGACTCAAGTACTGTAGTAGTTTTACCACTGAATGAATCAGGTTAACCTGTAGTTTACTAGTGACCATGAGCATCACTGGCTGCTGCATGATATCTAAGAAGATGTCGAATGTTATAGTGCCATAGCCCTCAGGTCTTGCGTGGGCTTGGCCCCGTGGGGAGAGTGGGCGTTGCCCTGTGTTGTTTGTGTTGTATGGCTTTCCCATGGGTTTCCGCTAGTTAACTGGtcaccttcttcttaattaatggataaggCTTTAgcctttgtttcaaaaaaataaaagttGCCATAGCCTTTTTCTGCTAAATCTGCGCAAAATCTTTCACATGTATTGTTGTCCGTAGCTATCGTAGTAGTGAGCCACTGACTTGTGAGGTGATGATTCAGGATTAAAAAAGATTTACCATCTCTTCTTTATCACGTTGCGCAGAGGATTTCAGAGGTTCAGTTACCAGCAGTGACTCATAGAGTATACCTGGATGTAGAGATTGATGGTCAAAATATAGGTATCTCTTTCCTTGCATCATTTTTTTTGGATGTTGCGCTGTTACCTGCATTGTTAGTGCACGTATTCATGAGCTTTAGGACAATTGTCTGGTTGCCCTAATTACTGTATGGCTCCCTGTTGTTGCAGGTAGAATTGTTATTGGTCTTTATGGGGAAGTTGTGCCAAAGACAGTTGGTATTTTCACACCCTCTTCCTCTCTGATATGCTTGTACTTTCGTTGGTTAGTAGTTCTGTTTAGACTGGATGTACAGCTTTTGGTTCTTCTGTCTTTTTGATTTTGTGTTCGTTTTGCAGGATCTTTTTCCTAGTTTTTGCTCCCCTTCTCCTTATTTTGGTTTCGATATTTGTTTAATCCCTGCCTTCTCGGTTCTTCTAATATGAATTTGACGTGCTTAGGTGCGTGTTCGAGAGAGGAAAGAAATAATTTCTTTTTAGCCTATACCTCTTTGGGGATAACAACATAGCCAGAGATTGTATGATTATCCTGTTCTGTTTGTTGTGATTTTAAAACTTTTGTAGAAGTTATTTGTACTATAGCCTTGCGCCCCTCGATAGATACTACTGAGATGAATCTGCATGCCTATGCCTCAACCCTGTATGCCTCTGTCCAATGCTTCTCTGCAAATTTCAATAAAGCTCTACGCCCTCTATCCCATATTATGGGATGGAGTACTAGTTAGCACATCTTCCCTTTTTATCATTTTACTAAGATTTCTTTGGATATATGTCATGGGCTGGCTGGCTAGATGGTTGAGAATTAGAGCGGAGGTAGTAGTTGTGAGAGACCGGAGGGCGCGGCCTGAAGTTCCGCCAACCTATGGCTGGGAAGAGGGATGAGAAGGGGCGCCCAGGGCGCAGGAGCAAGGAGATGAGATATTAGATTGATAAATTTCTGCTTGCTTTATTGCTCAACGTGGGGTGGACTTATATAGCCCAGTTATAACTTGTAGTCTAAGAAAGAAACTCTATCTATTTGGAAGTAGCAGGAAAACCTTCTTCGGGACGAACCTTTCCACTTTCCAAAACCTGACACTAATAATTTAAAAGGAGCAAGCAATACATATGTATCTACCTAAAGCCTAAACTCCTGATGCATCACGTCTTGGAGCTGGAACCTGTGGTTACTCCCCCTCCGCTGGAACTTCTTACCCCACATGACAATATATTTAAGGAAAAAGGGTCATCAAGTAATACTATCCCAACTGTCTTACAGCTTTCAATTATCCTTCCAAAAGAAACTATTTAGTAATATGTGTGAAGAATATCTTTCCTCTATGAAGTTTGTTGCAGGCACTGATTTTTTTATTGCTGCACTTTGCAGAAAATTTCAGAGCCCTCTGTACAGGTATTCTTCTTCCTTGAATTGTTTTTGTATTTTCTTCCTTTAATTCATTGAAGTTATACATCCATATTGTACTCTGTTAATTATTGCAGGTGAAAAGGGTGTTGGGGCCAATGGTAAATCTCTTCATTATAAAGGAACACCATTTCATCGAATTATCCCAGGTTTCATGATTCAGGGTGGTGACATAATTAGAGGTGATGGGAAAGGAAGCGAGTCTATATATGGAGGCACCTTCTCAGATGAGAATTTCAGTGTGAAACATACGCATCCAGGTCAGATGTTCAACCAGTGGTTCATTTCTTCCAAGTTTTGATTTTGCCTTTGATTGCCAATTGTAAACCAACTTAGCAAAACAGTTATGTTCTATGAAAAAAACCAATGAGAGATCATTCCTACTTGGGCTATTATTCTTCTGTTCTAACCTCCATACGTACTAGAGATTTGCATGAATGAAGTCGAATTTAAATGTTTGTTTGAGATAATCTCAGGTGAATATTATTTTGTGAGCTCATCCAGCAGTTCAAAAAGCCAATGTTATCAAGAAATAGAAATTCCTTCTCCTAAGTTCAGGCGACTGATTTCTCGGCCTCAACCTAACCAAGAAAAGTGAACTAATAAGACTTTGGTGTATCAATGAATGTGGCCGGTCAGCACTAGATTTGGTGCTAAATGAAGTTCCAGATGTGTGGAGCCTTGGTATTTTGGAAGCACCTAAAATATTTGTTTCTTGCTAGGTGTTTCAGCTCTCATGTGGCAAGATTGACCATAACTCACACACTATATTGTACAATTGTAAATATGCAAAACACACCAAGTGACGGTTCTATGTGTTAACATGACCTCAAAAGTTCCATTCTAGTTGAGTACTGGAAATTGGGCTGGAAATGGATGTGCACATGGTCGCATATATATGCTTAGGTGCATCACTGTTCCCTTTTACATGCTGTTTGATCTTAAATATTCTTTTGGCATGTTCAGACTTCTGTAAATACCTGTTGTTAAAGTTGCAGTTGTGATTATATGTCTACCTTGCGATCTTGCAGGTGTTGTTGCTATGGCAAGTTCTGTAACCGATTCTAACGGATCCCAGTTCTACATAACCACAATCAAGACGAGCTGGTAAGTTCCTTTACACCGTATGCCAGCACTCGGCATTGATCAACCTGCAAGGTACAACTTCTAAAAAGGTAAACAATGCAGGTTGGACGGGGAGCATGTTGTCTTTGGCAGGGTGATTCAGGGAATGGACTACGTGTACGCCATTGAAGGAGGTGCTGGAACTTACAACGGTAAGCCGAGGAAGAAGGCACTGATCACCGACTCCGGAGAGATACCCAAGGAGAAATGGACCGAGGAAATTCAGTAGACTCTTTGGTCTGGTATTTTGCTCCCGGACATTTTGACACCACGTATCTCCGTGACCGGTCTTGGCAGCTACCCTTCTCCTTCAGGCAAGACTGATAAAACGTTGTACATTGTCGCCAGTGTATAGCCTGTCGAATCCTAGTGTCTGAGCTTGTACTCTAGGAAAAAAAATGTTACTGAATCTACATGCCCTAGCCTATGCAGTGAAGGACTGGAATGATGACCGGAACTAACTGACCTAGAGATTATTTACCTTGTTGATGTTCTTGTATCCCGTTTATGTTGCCTTGTGCAGCACCCGCTGGGTGTCCCCGAGACAAAACTCGAGGATCTGCCATGCGGCTTGTTTCTGTCTCGGGTGGTCGGTCAGTTAATCAGTTCCTTAATCAACTGAAGCAAAGTGAAGGGCGTGGGTCGCGCTCTCTCCGCGTCGACGATGGCCGTGAACAGATGGCGATGGCGGGGCATACCTCGATCTGGCCGCTGCCAGTGAAACAGATACTTCAAATCTTCGGTTCTCCAGAATTCTGGTGGTACTGATGGATTAACATAAATAACGTGCGAGAAGGCAAATCTCTGGTGTCAGTGAGTTAGTAGGGGTGTGTTTGGTGGCCTGTCTGACCTCACAAATCCTCATCTCAACCTAGCTCAAGccactttttctttttttttgagagtaCGCGAATGCGTACCGTACTTTTATAGAAGGTAGAAGCAGTATTTACAAGAATACCTTACATGGAACCATGCAAGGATTTGACTCCACCACACTAAGCAAGACTACTCTCTCTAACCATTGTCTAACACTCCTACACCCTGATCAtgcgttacacgatacatcctaaGCTCCTCCAAAATGTGTGCAACCAACGTCTCCGCCGGGTGCTGTCTGTGGACATTGGCAAAGCACCACGCATTCCTTTGCTTCCATAGCGCGTGACCTACTGTGCAAACCAAGCCATCGAACCATCTTCTCTCCTTTGCCCTAAACCTTCCTCTCTCCTTAGTCCACCACTCCCTCAGAGAGCTACTGACATCTGGGGTTTGGAATTGCATCCCTAGCCtctggcagcacctccaccagatcTCCCTGGCATAGACACACCTGACAAGGATATGCTCAGCCGTGTCCTCCTCCTGCAGGCAGATATAACAGGGGGATGGAGCATCCTGCAAGCCGTGCCTTGTACGTCGATCAGACGTCCATATACGGTGCTGCACCGCAAGCCAGATAAAAAGCTTGCTCTTGGGCGTTGCATGGCTCCTCCAGATCGCATCAGCCAACTCAAATCTGACACAGCCCTGGGCCAGCATCTCGTACGCCGAACTCGCCGTGTATGCACCAGAACCACTCCACGGCCATCTGAAGACATCATCTACACTTGGATCGCGCCGAGTGGAGGATATCGCAAGCCAGAGCCTGACACACTCCCTTGCCCCAAGCGTTGCGACACAACCTTGTATATCTAGCATCCAGGCGTTCCCACGCATCGCTTGCTCCACCGTCCTAGTGTTTCTCACCCTGGTCCTGACATGTTGCGTAATTCCCGGGGCGAAGTCTTCCGTCGCACACCCATGAATCCATCTGTCCCTCCAGAAGAGAACCGACCTTCCCGGAGCTCGTATCGATCTTGACCAAACCGTCGAATGCCTCTTCGCCTTGTCGTCCTTGAGCATCGGCAGTCCTTGCCATGGCCTCGGTGTTGTCGGTTCTCCGGAGCCACTCCCATCTCATCCTTAACGCCAAACCTTGGAGGCGGAGATTCCTTATGCCTAGCCCTCCAAACTCCTCGGGCTCGCGGACTTGATCCCAAGCGACCAGGCATTGTCCTCCATTCGccttgtccttggccgcccaaaGAAACCCTCTCAGCCCCTTCTCGATATCCTCCAAAACCCATGCCGGGGCTTCCGCAACCAGCAGATGGTGAATGGGCCTCGCCGTCATCACTGCTTGTACCAACACGACCCTTCCAGCCTTGGTGATCAAGCCCCTCTGCCAAGGAGGTGCAATCCTTACTGCTGCATCAATCATGGGTTGCCATTGCGCCCTAGTTAGCGGTTTTAAGGCCAGTTGGAGCCCCAGATATCGGATGGGGAAATCAGTTATCTGGCAGGTTAGGATTGTGGACACTAGCTCCCTCTCAACCTCTGCACCCCTGATCATAGTCGCTGCCGTTTTGTTGTAGTTGACACGCAAACCAGAGGCATCCCCAAAGATCTTTAGCAGCTCTCTTACTGTCACTAGATCCCGTACTGTCGGTTTAACAAAcaccaccacatcatccgcaaagatcGAGAGCCTTTGCACTCGTGAGCATCCGCCAATTGGGGATAAGAGCCCCCGATCCGCCGCATGGCGGAACAACGACGTCACGGCTTCCATGGCCGGGACGAAGAGTTGGGGAGATAGCGGGTCGCCTTGCCTTACCCCCCGGCATGCCAAATTTTCCTGCCCGGAGCCCCATTCACC encodes:
- the LOC124652615 gene encoding peptidyl-prolyl cis-trans isomerase CYP21-1-like, coding for MLRKVAAGFLACAALYLAFSSYLRRERISEVQLPAVTHRVYLDVEIDGQNIGRIVIGLYGEVVPKTVENFRALCTGEKGVGANGKSLHYKGTPFHRIIPGFMIQGGDIIRGDGKGSESIYGGTFSDENFSVKHTHPGVVAMASSVTDSNGSQFYITTIKTSWLDGEHVVFGRVIQGMDYVYAIEGGAGTYNGKPRKKALITDSGEIPKEKWTEEIQ